In the Candidatus Methylomirabilota bacterium genome, one interval contains:
- a CDS encoding TQO small subunit DoxD, which yields MDGTPLGLKTLVPGWPLALFRIAFGLLYLQMALSKPPWANYGWLRSWIEQEIAHPTFPWMATFLQEVVLANFAFFGMLTFVTELALGVALLLGIFTRLAGLGGFLWQVNIALQAYNVPGEWGWIWVLLTLPQFCFAFADAGRVLGVDRWLEPALRQRAAAGVGWAGLLHHAV from the coding sequence ATGGACGGCACCCCGCTCGGCCTCAAGACGCTCGTCCCCGGCTGGCCGCTCGCGCTCTTCCGGATCGCGTTCGGCCTGCTCTACCTCCAGATGGCCCTGTCGAAGCCTCCGTGGGCGAACTACGGCTGGCTCCGCAGCTGGATCGAACAGGAAATCGCCCACCCGACCTTCCCCTGGATGGCGACGTTCCTCCAGGAAGTGGTTCTCGCGAACTTCGCCTTCTTCGGGATGCTGACGTTCGTGACTGAGCTGGCTCTGGGCGTGGCCCTCCTCCTGGGGATCTTCACGCGCCTGGCCGGGCTCGGGGGGTTCCTTTGGCAGGTCAACATCGCGCTGCAGGCCTATAACGTTCCCGGGGAGTGGGGCTGGATCTGGGTGCTGCTGACGCTGCCGCAGTTCTGCTTCGCCTTCGCCGACGCCGGCCGCGTCCTCGGGGTCGATCGCTGGCTCGAGCCCGCCCTGCGCCAGCGCGCGGCCGCGGGGGTGGGCTGGGCGGGGCTGCTGCACCACGCCGTCTGA
- a CDS encoding SDR family oxidoreductase produces the protein MAHRPLQGQRALVTGASSGIGEGVARALAAAGASVVVNYVSKPEAAQRVVDDLKTSGVDARAIRADVSSEADVRAMFQEMLAAWGTIDILVNNAGLQRDSPFVEMTLDQWNTVLSVNLTGMFLCAREAAREMARRGIRAEVSRAAGKIICISSVHEQIPWAGHVNYAASKGGVRLFMQSLAQELAPHRIRVNSIAPGAIQTPINRPAWETPEALKALLTLIPYGRIGLPEDIGKAAVWLASDDSDYVHGHTLFVDGGMTLYPEFARGG, from the coding sequence ATGGCGCACCGACCGTTGCAGGGACAGCGCGCGCTCGTGACGGGCGCCAGCTCGGGAATCGGCGAGGGTGTGGCCCGGGCCCTGGCCGCCGCCGGGGCGTCGGTGGTCGTCAACTACGTCTCCAAGCCGGAGGCCGCCCAGCGGGTCGTGGACGATCTCAAGACGAGCGGCGTCGACGCGCGGGCCATCCGGGCCGACGTCTCCAGCGAGGCGGACGTCCGCGCCATGTTCCAGGAGATGCTCGCGGCTTGGGGGACCATCGACATCCTCGTCAACAACGCGGGGCTTCAGCGGGACTCGCCCTTCGTCGAGATGACGCTCGACCAGTGGAACACGGTGCTCAGCGTGAACCTGACCGGGATGTTCCTCTGCGCCCGCGAGGCGGCCCGCGAGATGGCTCGGCGCGGCATCCGCGCCGAGGTCTCCCGGGCGGCCGGGAAGATCATCTGCATCTCCTCGGTCCACGAGCAGATTCCGTGGGCTGGTCACGTCAACTACGCCGCCTCCAAGGGCGGCGTCCGCCTGTTCATGCAGTCGCTGGCCCAGGAGCTGGCGCCCCATCGGATCCGCGTCAACTCGATCGCGCCGGGGGCCATCCAGACACCCATCAACCGGCCCGCCTGGGAGACGCCCGAGGCCCTGAAGGCCCTCCTCACGCTGATCCCCTACGGGCGGATCGGCCTGCCGGAGGACATCGGCAAGGCGGCGGTGTGGCTCGCCTCCGACGACTCGGACTACGTGCACGGCCACACCCTCTTCGTCGATGGCGGGATGACGCTCTACCCCGAGTTCGCCCGGGGAGGCTAG
- a CDS encoding DUF3179 domain-containing protein — MGGPRRRVGPSRTGVPGASVRALRLLAVTLTLAGPAAAQTRTSTGALLYDVLPSQPTDVQIRAYAALERSGDRGAIPALIELLRFDLSIPAELPVGVLEKLSGQRFGPVWPRWVEWVQKQTDITPPPEFIAWKGRLLSLIDPEFLEWFKPGIPYRIRMEEIVWGGVAKDGIPALTNPAHVPGAQATYLTDDELVFGVTLNGQSRAYPHRIMDWHEMANDVVGGVPVALAYUTLCGSGTLFQATAQGTTYTFGSSGLLFRSNKLMYDHQTNSLWNHLKGEPVVGPLARSGVRLRVLPVVITTWKEWRTQHPDTTVLDLKTGYARDYTPGRPYGRYFASPDTMFPVSPRSDRLRTKDLVFAVRIGAVHKAYPLDVFRRASVVNDRVETTNVVVLGAAETRSARAYERGTLTFRSGSAPGELIETTTGSRWRVEEEQLLEPLTGRTLPRVGGHVVYWFGWYAFYPDADVYVP; from the coding sequence ATGGGAGGCCCGCGCCGTAGAGTAGGCCCATCCAGAACCGGCGTCCCGGGGGCATCGGTAAGAGCCTTACGGCTCCTCGCGGTCACGCTCACCCTGGCTGGACCCGCAGCGGCCCAGACTCGAACCTCGACCGGTGCGCTCCTCTATGACGTGCTCCCCTCCCAGCCGACGGACGTGCAGATTCGCGCGTACGCCGCTCTCGAGCGCAGTGGTGATCGCGGCGCGATCCCGGCGCTGATCGAGCTCCTACGCTTCGACCTCTCGATCCCCGCGGAACTGCCCGTGGGCGTCCTCGAGAAGCTCTCGGGGCAGCGATTCGGGCCCGTATGGCCCCGCTGGGTGGAATGGGTCCAGAAGCAGACCGACATCACTCCCCCTCCCGAGTTCATCGCCTGGAAGGGGCGGCTTCTGAGCCTCATCGATCCCGAGTTCCTGGAGTGGTTCAAGCCGGGCATCCCTTACCGGATCCGGATGGAGGAGATCGTCTGGGGCGGGGTGGCCAAGGACGGGATCCCCGCTCTCACGAACCCGGCCCACGTCCCCGGCGCCCAGGCGACCTATCTCACCGACGACGAGCTGGTCTTCGGGGTCACCCTGAACGGGCAGAGCCGCGCCTACCCGCACCGCATCATGGACTGGCACGAGATGGCGAACGACGTCGTCGGCGGCGTGCCGGTCGCCCTCGCCTACTGAACGCTCTGCGGGTCGGGGACCCTCTTCCAGGCGACAGCGCAGGGCACGACGTATACCTTCGGGTCCTCGGGCCTGCTCTTCCGCTCGAACAAGCTCATGTACGATCACCAGACGAATTCCCTGTGGAATCACCTCAAGGGGGAGCCCGTGGTCGGGCCCCTCGCCCGGAGCGGGGTCCGTCTCCGGGTGCTGCCGGTGGTGATCACGACCTGGAAGGAGTGGCGGACCCAGCATCCCGATACGACCGTCCTCGACCTCAAGACCGGTTACGCGCGAGACTACACGCCGGGCCGCCCGTATGGCCGTTACTTCGCCAGCCCGGACACGATGTTCCCCGTCTCGCCGCGCAGCGATCGGCTACGGACGAAGGACCTCGTCTTCGCGGTCCGGATCGGTGCTGTCCACAAGGCCTATCCGCTCGACGTGTTCAGGCGGGCGTCGGTGGTGAACGACCGCGTGGAGACGACCAACGTCGTCGTCCTGGGCGCGGCGGAGACGCGCTCGGCGAGGGCCTACGAGCGCGGGACGCTGACTTTTCGGTCCGGCTCTGCACCGGGCGAGCTCATCGAGACGACCACCGGGTCTCGTTGGCGTGTCGAGGAGGAGCAGCTGCTCGAGCCGCTGACCGGTCGGACGCTGCCCCGCGTCGGCGGCCACGTGGTCTACTGGTTCGGCTGGTACGCCTTTTACCCTGACGCCGACGTCTACGTGCCGTGA
- a CDS encoding TQO small subunit DoxD, whose amino-acid sequence MAPTPLGLTTRVPGWPLALFRIAFGILYLDMALQKAPWKNFGWLRGFIEQEIAHPVFPAIGAFLQDVVVPNFALFGTVAFVVELLLGIGLLLGVMTRLVGLAGFLWQVNIALQAFNVPGEWYWIWVLLTLPQFCFAFSDAGRVLGVDAWLEPTLRQRAAAGVGWAGLLHHAV is encoded by the coding sequence ATGGCCCCGACTCCGCTCGGTCTCACCACGCGGGTCCCTGGGTGGCCGCTCGCCCTGTTCCGGATCGCCTTCGGGATCCTCTACCTCGACATGGCGCTCCAGAAGGCGCCATGGAAGAACTTCGGGTGGCTGCGCGGGTTCATCGAGCAGGAGATCGCCCACCCGGTCTTTCCGGCGATCGGGGCGTTCCTGCAGGACGTGGTGGTGCCCAATTTCGCGCTGTTCGGCACCGTGGCCTTCGTGGTGGAGCTCCTGCTCGGCATCGGGCTCCTCCTCGGCGTCATGACTCGGCTGGTCGGCCTCGCCGGCTTCCTCTGGCAGGTGAACATCGCGCTGCAGGCCTTCAACGTTCCAGGCGAGTGGTACTGGATCTGGGTCCTCCTGACGCTCCCGCAGTTCTGCTTCGCATTCAGCGACGCCGGTCGCGTCCTCGGGGTTGACGCCTGGCTCGAGCCCACCCTGCGCCAGCGTGCAGCCGCGGGGGTGGGCTGGGCAGGGCTCCTGCACCACGCCGTCTGA